From a single Cupriavidus taiwanensis LMG 19424 genomic region:
- a CDS encoding glutathione S-transferase, whose amino-acid sequence MLKLCGFAASNYYNKVKLALLEKNVPFEEVLAWIGETDPAATPAGKVPYIITESGPLCESEAIAEYVEATYPQTPLLPADPYQAAKVREIIVFLELYLELTARELYPEAFFGGKVSDGVKERQHKLLTRYIPAFASLAKFSPYIAGDRFTLADCAAAVHLPLVSSCTKIIYGTDMLAELPVKDYLKTLSQRESVQKVNADRKANTELMMSRRK is encoded by the coding sequence ATGCTGAAGCTCTGCGGATTTGCCGCCAGCAACTACTACAACAAAGTGAAGCTGGCGCTGCTGGAAAAGAACGTGCCGTTCGAAGAGGTGCTGGCCTGGATCGGCGAGACCGACCCGGCGGCCACGCCCGCAGGCAAGGTGCCCTACATCATCACCGAATCCGGCCCGCTGTGCGAGTCCGAAGCCATCGCCGAATACGTGGAAGCGACCTACCCGCAGACGCCGCTGCTGCCGGCGGACCCGTACCAGGCGGCCAAGGTGCGCGAGATCATCGTGTTCCTGGAACTCTACCTGGAGCTGACCGCGCGCGAGCTGTACCCCGAGGCCTTCTTCGGCGGCAAGGTCAGCGACGGCGTCAAGGAGCGCCAGCACAAGCTGCTGACCCGCTATATCCCCGCCTTCGCCAGCCTGGCGAAGTTCTCGCCGTACATCGCCGGCGACCGCTTCACGCTGGCCGATTGCGCCGCGGCGGTGCACCTGCCGCTGGTGTCGTCGTGCACCAAGATCATCTATGGCACCGACATGCTGGCGGAGCTGCCGGTCAAGGACTACCTGAAGACGCTGTCGCAGCGCGAGTCGGTGCAGAAGGTCAACGCCGACCGCAAGGCGAATACGGAGCTGATGATGAGCCGGAGGAAGTAA
- a CDS encoding pyridoxal phosphate-dependent aminotransferase encodes MSADTTLAPLTPPPSRLPGVGTTIFTVMSALAAEKNAVNLGQGFPDFECDPGIVDAVAAAMRAGHNQYPPMAGVPRLRQAIAAKIASLYGHQYSWDSEITVTAGATQGILTAILCAVHPGDEVIVLEPCYDSYLPAIELAGATAVPVALEAPAFRVPFDKLAAAITPRTRMILINTPHNPTGTIWRAGDMDQLAQILAGTDILLLSDEVYEHMVYDGQRHESVSRHPELARRSFVISSFGKTYHVTGWKVGYVAAPAALMAEFRKVHQFNVFTVNTPVQHGLADYMADAAPYLQLSAFYQAKRDFFRAGLAASRFKLLPSDGTYFQCVDYSAISDLSEADFAMWLTREIGVAAIPVSAFYSQPRESGVVRFCFAKKEETLALALERLGKL; translated from the coding sequence ATGTCCGCAGACACCACGCTTGCTCCACTGACGCCGCCGCCATCGCGCCTGCCCGGCGTCGGCACCACCATCTTCACCGTGATGTCGGCGCTCGCCGCCGAAAAGAACGCGGTCAACCTGGGCCAGGGCTTCCCCGACTTCGAATGCGACCCGGGCATCGTCGATGCCGTGGCCGCTGCCATGCGCGCCGGCCATAACCAGTACCCGCCGATGGCCGGCGTGCCGCGCCTGCGCCAGGCCATCGCCGCCAAGATCGCCAGCCTGTATGGCCACCAGTACAGCTGGGACAGCGAGATCACGGTCACCGCGGGCGCCACCCAGGGCATCCTGACCGCGATCCTGTGCGCGGTGCATCCGGGCGACGAGGTCATCGTGCTGGAGCCGTGCTACGACAGCTACCTGCCGGCGATCGAACTGGCCGGTGCTACCGCGGTGCCGGTCGCGCTGGAAGCGCCCGCGTTCCGCGTGCCGTTCGACAAGCTCGCCGCCGCCATCACGCCGCGCACGCGCATGATCCTCATCAACACGCCGCACAACCCTACCGGCACGATCTGGCGCGCGGGGGACATGGACCAGCTGGCGCAGATCCTGGCGGGCACCGACATCCTGCTGCTGTCGGACGAGGTCTACGAGCATATGGTCTACGACGGCCAGCGCCATGAATCGGTGTCGCGCCACCCCGAGCTGGCGCGCCGCAGCTTCGTCATCTCCAGCTTCGGCAAGACCTACCACGTGACCGGCTGGAAGGTCGGCTACGTGGCCGCGCCCGCCGCGCTGATGGCTGAGTTCCGCAAGGTGCACCAGTTCAACGTGTTCACGGTCAACACGCCGGTGCAGCATGGCCTGGCCGACTATATGGCCGATGCCGCGCCCTACCTGCAGCTGTCGGCGTTCTACCAGGCCAAGCGCGATTTTTTCCGCGCCGGGCTGGCGGCCTCGCGCTTCAAGCTGCTGCCTTCGGACGGCACGTATTTCCAGTGCGTTGATTATTCCGCGATCTCGGACCTGAGCGAGGCCGACTTCGCCATGTGGCTGACGCGCGAGATCGGCGTGGCCGCGATTCCGGTCTCGGCCTTCTACTCGCAGCCGCGTGAATCCGGCGTGGTGCGGTTCTGCTTCGCGAAGAAGGAAGAGACGCTGGCGCTGGCGCTGGAGCGGTTGGGAAAGCTGTAA
- a CDS encoding 3-hydroxyacyl-CoA dehydrogenase → MSTFTIDTLGIVGTGAMGRGIAQIAAQAGLTVNLYDANPQAVEAARKYLQDTLAKLADKGKISAADAEATLARVRPCGALEDLAGCDMVLEAIVEKLEVKRDLIARLEAILRDDAIIASNTSSLSITAIAVGSKHPGRIAGYHFFNPVPLMKVVEVIDGLSGNPAVGDALMALSRRMGHTPVRCKDMPGFIVNHAGRGMNIEGLKVAQEGVAEFADIDNIMREQAGFRMGPFELMDLTGLDVSHPVMESIYNQFYQEPRYRPSPITAIRAVGGLIGRKAGAGFYTYADGQKQVPAAAAVPAARPSSVWVSHASERGHAMVTKLLGALGVTPEGGNQPSADALIIVTPLGLDATTSALQQGLDPARTVAIDTLLPFEATKRRTLMTTPATSAAARDAAHGLFASDGVPVTVIRDSAGFVAQRVLCCIINIASDIAQQRIATPGDIDLAVNLGLGYPKGPLALGDAVGPQLVLETLRNMEALTGDMRYRPSPWLWRRAGLGLSLLAEEQ, encoded by the coding sequence ATGAGCACTTTCACCATCGATACGCTGGGTATCGTCGGCACCGGCGCCATGGGTCGGGGCATCGCGCAGATCGCAGCCCAGGCCGGCCTGACCGTCAACCTGTACGACGCCAACCCGCAGGCGGTGGAAGCCGCTCGCAAGTACCTGCAGGACACGCTGGCCAAGCTCGCCGACAAGGGCAAGATCAGCGCCGCCGACGCCGAGGCCACGCTGGCCCGCGTCAGGCCGTGCGGCGCGCTGGAAGACCTGGCCGGCTGCGACATGGTGCTCGAAGCCATCGTCGAGAAGCTCGAAGTCAAGCGCGACCTGATCGCCAGGCTGGAAGCGATCCTGCGCGACGACGCCATCATCGCCTCGAACACCTCGTCGCTGTCGATCACGGCGATCGCCGTGGGTTCGAAGCACCCCGGCCGCATCGCCGGCTACCACTTCTTCAACCCGGTGCCGCTGATGAAGGTGGTCGAGGTCATCGACGGCCTGTCGGGCAACCCGGCGGTGGGCGACGCGCTGATGGCGCTGTCGCGCCGCATGGGCCATACGCCGGTGCGCTGCAAGGACATGCCGGGCTTCATCGTCAACCATGCCGGCCGCGGCATGAATATCGAAGGCCTGAAGGTCGCGCAGGAAGGCGTGGCGGAATTCGCCGACATCGACAACATCATGCGCGAGCAGGCGGGCTTCCGCATGGGCCCGTTCGAACTGATGGACCTGACCGGGCTGGACGTGTCGCACCCGGTGATGGAATCGATCTACAACCAGTTCTACCAGGAGCCGCGCTACCGCCCGTCGCCGATCACCGCGATCCGCGCGGTCGGGGGGCTGATCGGGCGCAAGGCCGGCGCCGGCTTCTACACCTACGCCGATGGCCAGAAGCAAGTGCCGGCCGCCGCCGCTGTGCCGGCCGCGCGCCCGTCGAGCGTGTGGGTCAGCCATGCCAGCGAGCGCGGCCATGCCATGGTGACCAAGCTGCTGGGCGCGCTGGGCGTGACCCCGGAAGGCGGCAACCAGCCCTCGGCCGACGCGCTGATCATCGTCACGCCGCTTGGTCTGGACGCCACCACCAGCGCCCTGCAGCAGGGCCTGGACCCGGCCCGCACCGTCGCCATCGACACGCTGCTGCCGTTCGAGGCCACCAAGCGCCGCACGCTGATGACCACGCCGGCGACCAGCGCTGCCGCGCGCGACGCCGCGCACGGCCTGTTTGCCAGCGACGGCGTGCCGGTCACGGTGATCCGCGACTCGGCCGGCTTCGTTGCCCAGCGCGTGCTCTGCTGCATCATCAACATCGCCAGCGATATCGCGCAGCAGCGCATCGCCACGCCGGGCGACATCGACCTGGCCGTGAACCTCGGCCTGGGCTACCCGAAAGGCCCGCTGGCCCTCGGCGACGCGGTCGGCCCGCAGCTGGTGCTGGAGACGCTGCGCAACATGGAAGCGCTGACCGGCGACATGCGCTACCGCCCGAGCCCGTGGCTGTGGCGCCGTGCCGGCCTGGGCCTGTCGCTGCTGGCCGAAGAGCAGTAA
- a CDS encoding phosphotransferase, translating into MTSNVSHFEGTRPVADQQRFDTAALEAWMRQHVEGFAGPLTVEQFKGGQSNPTFKLVTPGQTYVMRAKPGPKSKLLPSAHAIEREYRVMAALAGTDVPVARMYALCEDESVIGRAFYIMEFVAGRVLWDQSLPGMSPAERSAIYDEMNRVIAALHSVDYNAIGLGDYGKPGNYFQRQIERWTKQYKLSETESIPAMDALMDWLPQHIPQEDADLTSIVHGDYRLDNLMFHPTEPRVLAVLDWELSTLGHPMADFSYHCMSWHIAPGQFRGIAGLDFAALGIPDEASYRRLYEQRTGRPITGDWNFYLAFSMFRIAGILQGIMKRVVDGTASSAQATDAGKRARPMAEMGWEYAKKAKG; encoded by the coding sequence ATGACGAGCAACGTATCGCACTTCGAAGGCACGCGCCCGGTGGCCGACCAGCAGCGCTTCGACACCGCCGCGCTGGAGGCCTGGATGCGCCAGCACGTGGAGGGCTTTGCCGGCCCGCTGACCGTGGAGCAGTTCAAGGGCGGGCAGTCCAATCCGACCTTCAAGCTGGTCACGCCGGGCCAGACCTACGTGATGCGCGCCAAGCCCGGCCCCAAGAGCAAGCTGCTGCCGTCTGCGCACGCGATCGAGCGCGAATACCGCGTGATGGCCGCGCTGGCCGGCACCGATGTGCCGGTGGCGCGCATGTATGCGCTGTGCGAGGACGAATCCGTGATCGGGCGCGCCTTCTACATCATGGAGTTCGTCGCCGGACGCGTGCTGTGGGACCAGTCGCTGCCAGGCATGAGCCCTGCCGAGCGCAGCGCCATCTATGACGAGATGAACCGCGTCATCGCCGCGCTGCATTCGGTCGACTACAACGCCATCGGCCTGGGCGACTACGGCAAGCCCGGCAACTACTTCCAGCGCCAGATCGAGCGCTGGACCAAGCAGTACAAGCTGTCCGAGACCGAGTCGATCCCGGCCATGGACGCGCTGATGGACTGGCTGCCGCAGCATATCCCGCAGGAAGACGCCGACCTGACCTCGATCGTGCATGGCGACTACCGGCTCGACAACCTGATGTTCCATCCGACCGAGCCGCGCGTGCTGGCGGTGCTGGACTGGGAGCTGTCGACGCTGGGCCACCCGATGGCCGACTTCAGCTACCACTGCATGAGCTGGCATATCGCCCCGGGCCAGTTCCGCGGCATCGCCGGCCTCGACTTCGCCGCGCTCGGCATCCCCGACGAAGCCAGCTACCGCCGCCTGTACGAGCAGCGCACCGGCCGCCCCATCACCGGCGACTGGAACTTCTACCTGGCCTTCAGCATGTTCCGCATCGCCGGCATCCTCCAGGGCATCATGAAGCGCGTGGTCGACGGCACCGCCTCGTCGGCGCAGGCCACCGACGCCGGCAAACGCGCGCGGCCGATGGCAGAGATGGGGTGGGAGTATGCGAAGAAGGCGAAGGGCTGA
- the yaaA gene encoding peroxide stress protein YaaA, producing the protein MLIVLSPAKSLDYETPARIKTHTLPRFIDRSAALIERLRRLAPQDVGALMDISDKLAVLNVTRYADWSPTFTAANSKQAVLAFNGDVYDGLDAKSLSADDLGFAQKHLRILSGLYGVLRPLDWMQPYRLEMGTRLDNAAGKDLYAFWGDDVTQMLNADMAALKQEGAPVLVNLASEEYFKVVRPKVLQARIVTPVFEDWKGGRYKIISFHAKRARGTMARYAVTHRVTDPEKLKRFAEDGYAFDKAASDAIRWVFRRRLED; encoded by the coding sequence ATGCTCATCGTTTTGTCTCCCGCCAAGTCGCTGGACTACGAGACTCCCGCCCGCATCAAGACTCACACGCTGCCGCGCTTCATCGACCGTTCCGCCGCGCTGATCGAGCGCCTGCGCCGGCTGGCGCCGCAGGACGTGGGCGCGCTAATGGACATCTCGGACAAGCTGGCAGTGCTCAACGTGACGCGCTACGCCGACTGGTCGCCGACGTTCACCGCGGCCAACAGCAAGCAGGCGGTGCTGGCCTTCAACGGCGATGTCTACGACGGTCTCGACGCGAAATCGCTGTCGGCCGACGACCTCGGCTTTGCGCAAAAGCACCTGCGCATCCTGTCCGGCCTGTACGGGGTGCTGCGCCCGCTGGACTGGATGCAGCCCTACCGGCTCGAAATGGGCACGCGCCTGGACAACGCCGCCGGCAAGGACCTGTACGCGTTCTGGGGCGACGACGTCACGCAGATGCTCAACGCCGACATGGCCGCGCTCAAGCAGGAAGGCGCGCCGGTGCTGGTCAACCTGGCTTCGGAAGAATATTTCAAGGTGGTGCGGCCCAAGGTGCTGCAGGCGCGCATCGTCACGCCGGTGTTCGAGGACTGGAAGGGCGGCCGCTACAAGATCATTTCGTTCCATGCCAAGCGCGCGCGCGGCACCATGGCGCGCTACGCGGTGACGCACCGCGTGACCGACCCAGAGAAGCTCAAGCGCTTCGCCGAGGACGGCTATGCCTTCGACAAGGCGGCCTCGGACGCGATCCGCTGGGTATTCCGCCGCCGCCTGGAAGACTGA
- a CDS encoding N-formylglutamate amidohydrolase, which produces MTDTDRTIADSPFCLYQPEGEPAALFLDSPHSATTYPTDFRPDPALPLPLLRQAEDTFVDELYAGAPARGIPLLCAGFPRSYLDANRALEEIDEALLDAPWPGAKQETSKTRLGKGLVWRVLDTGEAIYDRKLSVAEVQARIERCYLPYYAQLQKLAERAVASHGSAWHINCHSMPSHAAPFATEFPGLEHPDFVVGDRDGTTCDKRFTDRVEGLLKEMGYEVWRNHPYKGVEIVRVVGQPQAGRHSLQLEVNRKLYMDEAGLTHTAGFARLRHDLNSLLDELLRFTRAMPSRVA; this is translated from the coding sequence ATGACCGACACCGACCGAACCATCGCGGACAGTCCGTTCTGCCTGTACCAGCCCGAGGGCGAGCCTGCGGCGCTGTTCCTGGACTCGCCGCACAGCGCGACCACGTACCCGACGGACTTCCGCCCCGATCCCGCGCTGCCGCTGCCGCTGCTGCGCCAGGCCGAGGACACCTTTGTCGACGAGCTCTACGCCGGCGCCCCGGCGCGCGGCATCCCGCTGCTGTGCGCGGGCTTTCCGCGCAGCTACCTGGATGCCAACCGCGCGCTCGAAGAAATCGACGAGGCCCTGCTCGACGCGCCGTGGCCTGGCGCCAAACAGGAAACTTCCAAGACCCGGCTGGGCAAGGGCCTGGTCTGGCGCGTGCTGGACACCGGCGAAGCCATCTACGACCGCAAGCTGAGCGTGGCCGAGGTGCAGGCCCGCATCGAGCGCTGCTACCTGCCCTATTACGCGCAGTTGCAGAAGCTGGCCGAGCGCGCCGTCGCCAGCCATGGCAGCGCCTGGCATATCAACTGCCATTCGATGCCGAGCCACGCCGCGCCGTTCGCGACCGAATTCCCCGGGCTGGAGCATCCGGATTTCGTCGTCGGCGACCGCGACGGCACCACCTGCGACAAGCGCTTTACCGACCGGGTCGAGGGGCTGCTCAAGGAGATGGGCTACGAGGTGTGGCGCAACCACCCGTACAAGGGCGTCGAGATCGTGCGCGTGGTCGGGCAGCCGCAGGCCGGCCGCCACAGCCTGCAGCTCGAGGTCAACCGCAAGCTCTACATGGACGAAGCCGGCCTGACCCATACTGCCGGCTTTGCCAGGCTGCGGCACGACCTGAACAGCCTGCTCGACGAACTGCTGCGCTTTACGCGCGCGATGCCGTCGCGCGTGGCCTGA
- a CDS encoding histidine phosphatase family protein, with protein sequence MELPPSSRRRIYLMRHGAVSYFDDAGRRTALPELVPLNETGRMQATAAGRAFAAEQVRFDRVIVSGLPRTVETAQRVLAELPEMDGIAPEVWPELQEIRGGDLAAIASENLRDAFVGAFEGEVPEDKRFLNGETIGAFLDRVLPALARLRDDPDWDTVLMVLHGGTNRAILSQAITCGRRVFFGSLLQTAGCINVLDMGDGPLDWVVRMTNYSPPTPVHSGSRHTTMEVLLHQYLRGRQPPG encoded by the coding sequence ATGGAATTGCCGCCGTCCTCGCGCCGCCGCATCTACCTGATGCGGCATGGCGCCGTGTCTTACTTCGACGACGCCGGCCGCCGCACCGCCCTGCCCGAACTGGTGCCGCTGAACGAGACGGGCCGCATGCAGGCCACCGCGGCCGGCCGTGCCTTCGCCGCGGAGCAGGTCCGCTTCGACCGCGTCATCGTCAGCGGCCTGCCGCGTACCGTGGAGACCGCGCAACGCGTGCTGGCGGAGCTGCCTGAGATGGACGGCATCGCCCCCGAAGTCTGGCCGGAACTGCAGGAAATCCGCGGCGGCGACCTGGCCGCGATTGCCAGCGAGAACCTGCGCGATGCCTTCGTCGGCGCCTTCGAAGGCGAGGTGCCCGAAGACAAGCGCTTTCTCAACGGCGAGACCATCGGTGCCTTCCTCGACCGCGTGCTGCCCGCGCTGGCGCGCCTGCGCGACGACCCCGACTGGGATACCGTGCTGATGGTGCTGCATGGCGGCACCAACCGCGCCATCCTGTCGCAAGCGATCACCTGCGGGCGGCGCGTGTTCTTCGGCTCGCTGCTGCAGACCGCCGGCTGCATCAATGTGCTCGACATGGGCGACGGCCCGCTCGACTGGGTGGTGCGCATGACCAACTACTCGCCCCCCACGCCCGTGCACAGCGGCTCGCGCCATACCACCATGGAAGTGCTGCTGCACCAGTATTTGCGCGGACGCCAGCCGCCCGGCTGA
- a CDS encoding M14 family metallopeptidase, whose amino-acid sequence MLHISSHFDSGAIEVEALDRADDIRLRIRADSHADFRQWFHFRLQGAAGQACRLHFLNAGDCTYPDGWRDYRAVASYDRANWFRVPTRFDGQVMTVEVTPEHDSIWFAYFEPYPDERHLSLLASCQRSPLARLSHLGSTVDGRDMTRVTVGQPGPGKSNIWMIARQHPGESMAEWFVEGVLQRLTGTGMWAGDPVARKLLERAVFHIVPNMNPDGSARGNLRTNAAGANLNREWMAPSADTSPEVYHVRRAIEATGCDMFFDIHGDEGLPYNFVAGSEMLPGFTEARRREQQRFIEAFKRASPDFQDVHGYAASKYNADALKLASKYIGHTFGCLALTLEMPFKDNADMPDPAVGWNGARSALLGTAMLQAILDFLG is encoded by the coding sequence ATGCTGCATATCTCTTCGCATTTCGATTCCGGCGCCATCGAGGTCGAGGCGCTTGACCGCGCCGACGATATCCGCCTGCGCATCCGTGCCGATTCGCACGCCGACTTCCGCCAGTGGTTCCATTTCCGGCTGCAGGGCGCGGCCGGGCAGGCCTGCCGCCTGCACTTCCTGAACGCGGGCGATTGCACCTATCCGGACGGCTGGCGCGACTACCGCGCGGTGGCGTCGTACGACCGCGCCAACTGGTTCCGCGTGCCGACGCGTTTCGACGGCCAGGTGATGACCGTCGAGGTCACGCCCGAGCACGACAGCATCTGGTTCGCGTATTTCGAGCCGTATCCGGACGAGCGCCACCTGTCGCTGCTGGCAAGCTGCCAGCGTTCGCCGCTGGCGCGGCTGTCGCACCTGGGCAGCACCGTGGACGGACGCGACATGACGCGCGTCACTGTCGGCCAGCCGGGTCCGGGCAAGTCCAACATCTGGATGATCGCGCGCCAGCACCCGGGCGAGAGCATGGCCGAGTGGTTTGTCGAAGGCGTGCTGCAGCGGCTGACCGGCACCGGCATGTGGGCCGGCGACCCGGTCGCGCGCAAGCTGCTCGAGCGCGCGGTGTTCCATATCGTGCCGAACATGAACCCCGACGGCTCGGCGCGCGGCAACCTGCGCACCAACGCCGCGGGCGCCAACCTGAACCGCGAGTGGATGGCGCCGAGTGCCGATACCAGCCCCGAGGTCTATCACGTGCGCCGCGCGATCGAAGCCACCGGCTGCGACATGTTCTTCGATATCCACGGCGACGAGGGCCTGCCGTACAACTTCGTCGCCGGCAGCGAGATGCTGCCGGGTTTTACCGAAGCACGCCGGCGCGAGCAGCAGCGCTTTATCGAGGCCTTCAAGCGGGCCTCGCCTGACTTCCAGGACGTGCATGGCTACGCCGCCAGCAAGTACAACGCCGATGCGCTCAAGCTGGCGTCCAAATACATCGGCCACACCTTCGGCTGCCTGGCGCTGACGCTGGAGATGCCGTTCAAGGACAACGCTGATATGCCCGATCCCGCGGTGGGCTGGAACGGGGCGCGCAGCGCGCTGCTGGGAACGGCGATGCTGCAGGCGATCCTGGATTTTCTGGGCTGA
- a CDS encoding PIN domain-containing protein — protein MRLDTTATILPAGTAGDAGRPAGITSAPRVVLDSNIWVDLLVFQDPHVEPIRAALEAGTIAPVIRADCREELRRVLAYPQFARFDVDIGAALATVDRLATLQAAPLQADCDAIRLPRCKDTDDQKFVELAHFAGAACLVSKDKAVLKLRSRLRRSSGVEVMTPPAFGAWLAALGPAGDPL, from the coding sequence ATGCGCCTCGACACCACCGCAACCATCCTGCCCGCCGGCACTGCCGGGGACGCCGGCCGCCCCGCCGGCATCACATCTGCGCCGCGCGTGGTGCTGGACTCCAATATCTGGGTGGACCTGCTGGTCTTCCAGGACCCCCACGTCGAGCCGATCCGCGCCGCGCTGGAGGCCGGCACCATCGCCCCGGTGATCCGCGCCGACTGCCGCGAGGAACTGCGTCGGGTGCTGGCCTATCCGCAATTCGCACGCTTCGACGTCGATATCGGCGCGGCGCTGGCCACCGTCGACCGTCTCGCCACCCTGCAAGCCGCGCCGCTGCAGGCCGACTGCGACGCCATCCGCCTGCCGCGCTGCAAGGACACTGACGACCAGAAGTTCGTCGAACTGGCCCATTTCGCCGGCGCCGCCTGTCTGGTGTCGAAGGACAAGGCCGTGCTCAAGCTGCGCAGCCGCCTGCGCCGCAGCAGCGGCGTGGAAGTGATGACACCGCCGGCATTCGGCGCCTGGCTGGCCGCGCTGGGCCCGGCCGGCGATCCGCTTTAA
- a CDS encoding BspC domain-containing protein, translating into MIRRISAMLGSRLRMVAAAVAGAIALAGCANLPDDAAGTAAAPAPAPASAAIAAAPARPAAATAPAISAQPPIKTINLPDRGRVSLSEYRARMREQLMKTENATSDVADCAAHASWVVPRSATYDALKIPTGALAAGQATTEPWSGRFSPGKQAVPVSSVVTFAATAHKRKGSDDWQPVKVRCGYDDGMMLAYELLDSSGATISEPAAAPAVPTATRTSASKSRKGAKGKSTASKSGKASASKSVKSSSAKSTSAKASSKSKKKQ; encoded by the coding sequence GTGATCCGACGAATCTCCGCAATGCTCGGCAGCCGGCTGCGCATGGTGGCTGCCGCCGTAGCCGGTGCGATCGCGCTGGCAGGCTGCGCCAACCTGCCGGACGATGCCGCCGGCACCGCCGCCGCCCCGGCACCGGCCCCCGCATCCGCCGCCATCGCCGCGGCACCGGCCCGCCCCGCCGCCGCTACCGCCCCGGCAATCTCCGCCCAGCCCCCCATCAAGACCATCAACCTGCCCGACCGCGGCCGCGTCAGTCTGTCCGAGTACCGCGCGCGCATGCGCGAACAGCTGATGAAGACCGAGAACGCTACCAGCGACGTGGCCGACTGCGCCGCCCATGCCAGCTGGGTGGTGCCGCGCTCGGCCACCTACGATGCGCTGAAGATTCCCACCGGCGCGCTCGCCGCGGGACAGGCCACCACCGAGCCCTGGAGCGGGCGCTTCTCGCCGGGCAAGCAGGCCGTGCCGGTCAGTTCGGTGGTCACCTTCGCCGCCACCGCGCACAAGCGCAAGGGCAGCGACGACTGGCAGCCGGTGAAGGTGCGCTGCGGCTATGACGACGGCATGATGCTGGCCTATGAACTGCTGGACAGCAGCGGCGCCACCATCAGCGAGCCCGCCGCGGCGCCGGCGGTGCCTACCGCCACGCGCACGTCGGCCAGCAAGAGCCGCAAAGGGGCCAAGGGCAAGAGCACGGCGTCGAAGTCCGGCAAGGCGTCGGCATCGAAGTCCGTGAAGTCGAGCTCCGCCAAGTCGACGTCGGCCAAGGCGAGCAGCAAGAGCAAGAAAAAGCAGTAG
- a CDS encoding oxepin-CoA hydrolase, alternative type has product MPAQLLSRRVDSTLVLTISNPEARNALHPDIYAASQQALEQAASDDSLRAVIITGADGIFCAGGNLNRLLGNRSQPPEVQAASIALLNGWIESLHAFPKPIIAAVEGAAAGAGFSVVLACDFVVAASDAKFVMAYVSVGLTPDGGGSYEIARALPRPLASELMMEGKPVDAARLAQFGLVNRVTGPGQALDEALRLASGLARQSPHAVGRIKALINHAATASRAEHLLAERDSFVAALHHPDGGEGISAFLEKRKPQYR; this is encoded by the coding sequence ATGCCCGCACAGCTGCTTTCCCGCCGCGTCGATTCGACGCTGGTGCTGACCATCTCGAACCCCGAGGCGCGCAACGCGCTGCACCCGGACATCTACGCGGCGTCGCAGCAGGCGCTGGAACAGGCCGCGTCGGATGACTCGCTGCGCGCGGTCATCATCACCGGTGCCGACGGCATCTTCTGCGCCGGCGGCAACCTGAACCGGCTGCTGGGCAACCGCAGCCAGCCGCCGGAAGTGCAGGCCGCCAGCATCGCGCTGCTGAACGGCTGGATCGAGTCGCTGCACGCCTTTCCCAAGCCGATCATCGCGGCGGTGGAAGGCGCGGCCGCGGGCGCGGGCTTCTCGGTGGTGCTGGCGTGCGACTTCGTGGTGGCGGCCAGCGATGCCAAATTCGTGATGGCCTACGTCTCGGTGGGCCTGACCCCCGACGGCGGCGGCTCGTACGAAATCGCACGCGCGCTGCCGCGCCCGCTGGCGAGCGAGCTGATGATGGAAGGCAAGCCGGTCGACGCCGCCCGGCTGGCGCAGTTCGGGCTGGTCAACCGCGTCACCGGGCCGGGCCAGGCGCTGGACGAAGCGCTGCGCCTGGCCTCGGGCCTGGCGCGGCAGTCGCCGCACGCGGTCGGCCGCATCAAGGCGCTGATCAACCACGCCGCCACCGCGTCGCGCGCCGAGCATCTGCTGGCCGAGCGCGACAGCTTCGTCGCCGCGCTGCACCACCCCGACGGCGGCGAAGGCATCAGCGCCTTCCTGGAGAAGCGCAAGCCGCAATACCGCTGA